One region of Agelaius phoeniceus isolate bAgePho1 chromosome W unlocalized genomic scaffold, bAgePho1.hap1 SUPER_W_unloc_1, whole genome shotgun sequence genomic DNA includes:
- the LOC143692411 gene encoding olfactory receptor 14J1-like — protein sequence MITFFTDPHAKTEQMSNSSCIRHFLLLALADTRQLQLLHFCLLLGISLAALLGNGLIISAVACGHHLHTPMFFFLLNLALADLGSICTTVPKAMHNSLWDTSNISYTGCAAQVFFFVFFVSAELSLLTVMCYDRYVSICKPLHYGTLLGSRACAHMAAAAWASAFLTALLHTANTFSLPLCHGNALGQFFCEIPQILKLSCSHKNSLREMGLIAVITCLCFGCFAFIVFSYVQIFRAVLRIPSEQGRHKAFSTCLPHLAVFSLFLSTAAFAYLKPPSMSSPSLDLALSVLYSVVPPALNPLIYSLRNQELKAAVWRLITGCFQKH from the coding sequence atgattacttttttcacagatccccatgccaagacagaacaaatgtccaacagcagctgcatcaggcacttcctcctgctggcattggcagacacgcggcagctgcagctcctgcacttctgcctcttgctgggcatctccctggctgccctcctgggcaacggcctcatcatcagcgccgtagcctgcggccaccacctgcacacgcccatgttcttcttcctgctcaacctggccctcgctgacctgggctccatctgcaccactgtccccaaagccatgcacaattccctctgggacaccagcaacatctcctacactggatgtgctgcacaggtctttttttttgtcttttttgtttcagcagagctttccctcctgaccgtgatgtgctacgaccgctacgtgtccatctgcaaacccctgcactacgggaccctcctgggcagcagagcttgtgcccacatggcagcagctgcctgggccagtgcctttctcactgctctgctgcacacagccaatacattttccctgcccctgtgccatggcaatgccctgggccagttcttctgtgaaatcccacagatcctcaagctctcctgctcacacaaAAATTCCCTCAGGGAAATGGGGCTTATTGCAGTAATAACCTGTTTATGCTTTGGCTGTTTTgcgttcattgttttctcctatgtgcagatcttcagggctgtgctaaggatcccctctgagcagggacggcacaaagccttttccacctgcctccctcacctggctgtgttCTCTCTGTTCCTTAGCACCGCTGcatttgcctacctgaagcccccctccatgtcctccccatccctggacctggccctgtcagttctgtactcggtggtgcctccagccctgaaccccctcatctacagcctgaggaaccaggagctcaaggctgcagtgtggagactgatcactggatgctttcagaaacattaa